In a genomic window of Occallatibacter riparius:
- the ileS gene encoding isoleucine--tRNA ligase, with protein sequence MPAAPELKATLNLPQTAFPMKANLPQNEPLRLARWASLRLYDELRKAGKGRPSYILHDGPPYANGPIHLGHALNKGLKDFVVKSRTMAGYDAPYVPGYDCHGLPIEIKVDEQLGRKKLEMPAAEVLDACRAYAQKYIDLQTSQFERIGVFGRWATPYKTMSRDYEARTLEAFYGFLEKGFVYRGLKPVYWCIHDRTALADAEIEYENHTSPSVYVRYKLTSPAEALDPALAGREVYTIIWTTTPWTLPASLAVAFHPDFDYVALATADGPVYIVAAELASSVVAATKLENPVEIARFKGAKLERQTFQHPFLDRSILGVLGDYVTADTGTGAVHTAPSHGAEDFYTGQKYGLDLTCRVDASGRIHVDEAAWPHTTPAPYDGLTVWKANPVIIAMLVERGALLGSGNLEHSYPHCWRCHNPVIFRATEQWFISLETPMKRQDGSETTFRQLSVEEIDKVTWDPGWGKERITNMIATRPDWCISRQRIWGVPIAVFMCEGCNEPFIDAGLNRKIIQLFDDEGAEAWHAPKAMELLSAHAKCAKCGKSEFRKETDILDVWFDSGTSWFAVCESDADLREQYKAFQRGNGPTVLYLEGGDQHRGWFHSSLLTSVALRGRAPYSHVATAGWTLDEQGRAMSKSLGNGVDPVDIAQRMGGEIVRLWVASVDFREDMAASENLMARCAEIYRKLRNTFRFLLGNLSGFNPATDAVPEAELLPLDRYMLARTRELTEKILGWYAAFEFHRVYHAVNEFAIVDLSSFYLDVLKDRMYTFAPTNPARRSAQTVLWKITETLVRLVAPILSFTADEVWEYLPAVEGREVSVHLALFPKPEEVFASESAPVLDEWKRLFEVRDEALRVLEEARQAKRIGKGLEAELEIAAAGEQLALLERHAAGLKEILNVSRVSVVSGESLRVTALPASGHKCARCWNFMPEVSNYGIWQNVCTRCHQALQEMNIEPPKAEDAA encoded by the coding sequence ATGCCCGCAGCGCCGGAACTCAAGGCGACCCTGAATCTGCCCCAGACGGCCTTCCCCATGAAGGCCAATCTGCCTCAGAATGAACCACTTCGCCTGGCCCGCTGGGCGTCTCTGCGCCTCTACGACGAGCTGCGGAAGGCCGGAAAGGGCCGCCCTTCCTACATCCTCCACGACGGTCCGCCTTATGCCAATGGCCCCATTCACCTGGGCCACGCCCTCAACAAGGGCTTGAAGGACTTCGTCGTAAAGTCCAGGACGATGGCTGGTTACGATGCCCCCTACGTTCCGGGGTACGACTGCCATGGCCTGCCGATTGAGATCAAGGTTGACGAGCAGCTCGGCCGTAAAAAGCTCGAAATGCCCGCCGCTGAGGTGTTGGATGCATGCCGCGCCTACGCGCAGAAATATATTGACCTGCAGACCTCGCAATTCGAGCGTATCGGTGTCTTCGGCCGCTGGGCCACGCCCTACAAGACAATGTCGCGGGACTATGAGGCGCGGACGCTCGAAGCCTTCTACGGCTTCCTCGAGAAGGGCTTTGTCTACCGCGGACTCAAGCCGGTTTACTGGTGCATCCACGACCGCACCGCGCTGGCCGACGCCGAAATTGAGTACGAGAACCACACCAGTCCTTCGGTGTATGTGCGCTACAAGCTGACTTCACCGGCCGAAGCCCTCGATCCCGCGCTGGCCGGCCGCGAAGTCTATACGATCATCTGGACGACGACGCCCTGGACGCTGCCCGCGTCTCTGGCGGTCGCCTTCCATCCTGATTTCGACTACGTCGCGCTGGCGACGGCAGACGGCCCGGTGTACATCGTGGCTGCCGAACTCGCCTCCAGTGTTGTGGCAGCGACAAAGTTGGAGAACCCGGTCGAGATCGCACGTTTCAAAGGCGCGAAGCTGGAGCGCCAGACCTTCCAGCACCCGTTCCTTGATCGCTCTATCCTCGGGGTCCTGGGCGATTACGTCACAGCCGACACCGGTACCGGCGCCGTGCACACGGCGCCTTCGCATGGCGCAGAGGACTTCTACACCGGGCAGAAGTACGGGCTCGACCTCACGTGCCGTGTCGATGCCTCGGGGCGCATCCACGTGGACGAAGCCGCGTGGCCGCACACTACTCCTGCGCCTTACGACGGCCTCACCGTGTGGAAGGCAAACCCCGTCATCATCGCCATGCTTGTGGAGCGCGGCGCGCTGCTGGGCTCCGGGAACCTGGAACACTCGTATCCGCACTGCTGGCGCTGCCACAACCCGGTCATCTTCCGCGCCACCGAGCAGTGGTTCATTTCGCTTGAGACGCCGATGAAGCGCCAGGACGGATCCGAGACGACCTTCCGCCAGTTGAGCGTTGAAGAGATCGACAAGGTCACGTGGGATCCGGGCTGGGGCAAAGAGCGCATCACCAACATGATTGCGACGCGCCCCGACTGGTGCATCAGCCGCCAGCGCATCTGGGGCGTGCCCATCGCCGTATTCATGTGCGAGGGCTGCAACGAGCCCTTCATCGACGCGGGCCTGAACCGCAAAATCATTCAGCTCTTCGATGACGAAGGCGCAGAGGCATGGCACGCCCCCAAAGCGATGGAACTGCTGTCCGCCCATGCGAAGTGCGCGAAATGCGGCAAGTCCGAGTTCCGCAAGGAAACCGACATCCTCGATGTGTGGTTCGACTCCGGCACGAGCTGGTTCGCAGTTTGCGAATCGGACGCGGATCTGCGCGAACAATATAAGGCCTTTCAGCGGGGCAATGGCCCGACGGTGTTGTATCTGGAAGGCGGCGACCAGCACCGCGGCTGGTTCCACTCTTCCCTGCTCACCAGCGTTGCACTGCGCGGGCGGGCGCCGTATTCGCACGTTGCTACTGCCGGCTGGACGCTCGATGAGCAGGGCCGCGCCATGTCGAAGTCGCTTGGCAACGGCGTCGACCCGGTGGATATCGCTCAGCGCATGGGTGGCGAGATCGTACGGCTCTGGGTCGCGTCGGTCGACTTCCGCGAAGACATGGCAGCCAGCGAAAACCTAATGGCCCGCTGCGCGGAGATCTACCGCAAGCTGCGCAATACGTTCCGGTTTCTGCTGGGGAACCTCAGCGGTTTCAACCCTGCGACGGATGCTGTGCCAGAAGCCGAGCTATTGCCGCTGGATCGATACATGCTGGCGCGCACCCGCGAGCTAACGGAGAAGATCCTCGGCTGGTATGCGGCGTTCGAGTTCCACCGCGTGTATCACGCAGTGAACGAGTTTGCCATCGTCGACCTCAGCTCGTTCTACCTCGACGTGCTGAAGGACCGCATGTACACCTTCGCGCCGACGAACCCGGCGCGGCGCTCGGCCCAGACCGTGCTCTGGAAGATCACCGAGACGCTGGTGCGGCTCGTTGCGCCCATCCTCAGCTTTACAGCGGATGAAGTGTGGGAGTACCTGCCCGCTGTGGAAGGCCGCGAAGTCAGCGTCCATCTCGCGCTGTTTCCAAAGCCGGAGGAAGTGTTCGCGTCAGAGTCGGCTCCTGTGCTCGACGAGTGGAAGCGCCTCTTTGAAGTGCGCGATGAAGCACTGCGCGTTCTCGAAGAAGCGCGGCAGGCCAAGCGCATCGGCAAGGGGCTTGAAGCTGAGCTCGAAATCGCCGCAGCAGGCGAGCAGCTTGCGCTGCTCGAAAGGCACGCTGCCGGCCTCAAAGAGATCCTGAACGTGTCGCGGGTTAGCGTGGTCTCTGGCGAAAGTCTGCGCGTCACTGCCCTGCCCGCCAGCGGCCACAAGTGCGCCCGCTGCTGGAACTTTATGCCGGAAGTCTCGAACTACGGCATCTGGCAGAACGTCTGCACCCGCTGCCATCAGGCCCTGCAAGAAATGAACATTGAACCGCCGAAAGCCGAGGATGCAGCGTGA
- a CDS encoding energy transducer TonB, with protein MTQTITPSDVPTSEGHELDAFLGKAFEEKPIWKELYDNVHDVFFPPKLPPLELTSTPIPVPDRMAVKTNPWAVGSATVINGLILAIVLVFGARKIYQEIKKPQVTGMSNIDISDFKAPKAAVKAGGGGGGGSHDLVDPIKGHLPKIDPHPQAPPMVPLIEKPKLAVDSAINVQKDIKLPDNPMLPMIGVHNSPNVSLASNGQGTGGGMGTGSGGGLGSGNGNGYGPGSGGNTGGGVYRVGGGISAPVAINAPEAEFSDEARRAKYQGEVMISLIVDAQGNPQNPRVVRPLGMGLDEKALEAVRKYKFKPALKDGRTPVPVMVTIAVNFRLY; from the coding sequence ATGACACAGACCATTACCCCGTCTGACGTTCCCACGTCGGAAGGTCATGAACTCGATGCTTTCCTCGGAAAAGCGTTTGAAGAGAAGCCGATCTGGAAGGAGCTGTACGACAACGTACACGACGTCTTCTTCCCGCCCAAGCTTCCGCCGCTCGAGCTGACCTCCACACCGATTCCGGTTCCTGACCGCATGGCGGTCAAGACGAACCCCTGGGCCGTAGGTTCGGCCACCGTGATCAACGGCTTGATTCTCGCAATTGTGCTGGTCTTCGGCGCGCGCAAGATCTACCAGGAAATTAAGAAGCCGCAAGTCACCGGCATGTCCAACATCGATATCTCCGACTTCAAGGCGCCCAAGGCAGCCGTGAAGGCCGGCGGCGGTGGTGGCGGCGGTTCTCATGACCTGGTGGACCCGATCAAGGGACACCTGCCGAAGATTGATCCGCACCCGCAGGCTCCCCCGATGGTTCCGTTGATCGAGAAGCCGAAGCTGGCCGTTGATTCCGCGATCAATGTTCAGAAAGACATCAAGCTGCCTGACAATCCGATGCTGCCCATGATCGGCGTGCACAACTCGCCCAACGTGAGCCTGGCCTCAAATGGGCAGGGAACCGGCGGCGGCATGGGCACGGGATCGGGCGGTGGCCTTGGTTCCGGCAATGGAAACGGCTACGGACCCGGATCCGGCGGGAACACAGGTGGCGGCGTTTACCGCGTCGGCGGCGGCATTTCTGCTCCTGTAGCGATCAACGCGCCTGAAGCGGAATTCAGCGATGAGGCGCGCCGCGCCAAGTACCAGGGCGAAGTCATGATCAGCCTCATCGTGGATGCGCAGGGCAACCCACAGAACCCGCGCGTGGTGCGGCCGCTGGGCATGGGCCTGGACGAGAAAGCGCTGGAAGCTGTACGGAAGTACAAGTTCAAGCCGGCACTGAAGGATGGACGTACGCCGGTCCCGGTGATGGTGACAATCGCGGTGAACTTCCGGCTTTACTAA
- the lexA gene encoding transcriptional repressor LexA has protein sequence MAVTRRQKEVLDFLDTFVGRNGYSPSFEEIARGMGLKSLATVHKHITNLEKKGMLDRVHNRSRSIDVLPPGTRTRTSDRLPLAGRIAAGLPVETSENVETISLHDVVGNRDVFALEVRGDSMRDEHIISGDYVLVERTKTAKQGEIVVALVHGAETTLKRFYSEGSTIRLQPSNIEMEPIYVPANQVAIQGRVLGVLRKYH, from the coding sequence ATGGCTGTCACCAGGCGACAAAAAGAAGTCCTCGACTTCCTCGATACCTTCGTCGGCCGCAACGGCTACTCCCCATCCTTCGAAGAGATCGCACGCGGCATGGGGCTCAAGAGCCTTGCCACAGTGCACAAGCACATCACCAATCTCGAGAAGAAGGGCATGCTCGACCGTGTGCACAACCGCAGCCGATCCATTGACGTGCTGCCCCCCGGAACCCGCACCCGTACCAGCGACCGGCTTCCCCTTGCCGGGCGCATTGCAGCAGGTCTCCCAGTTGAGACCAGCGAAAATGTGGAGACTATTTCGCTGCACGACGTGGTCGGCAATCGCGATGTCTTCGCCCTCGAGGTTCGTGGCGATTCCATGCGCGACGAGCACATCATCTCCGGCGATTACGTGCTGGTGGAGCGCACCAAGACCGCCAAGCAGGGCGAGATCGTTGTCGCCCTGGTACACGGCGCTGAAACCACGCTGAAACGCTTCTACTCGGAAGGCAGCACGATTCGCCTGCAGCCCTCGAACATCGAGATGGAGCCGATCTACGTGCCCGCCAACCAGGTTGCCATCCAGGGCCGCGTGCTCGGCGTCCTGCGCAAGTACCACTAG